A region from the Aegilops tauschii subsp. strangulata cultivar AL8/78 chromosome 5, Aet v6.0, whole genome shotgun sequence genome encodes:
- the LOC109761023 gene encoding DEAD-box ATP-dependent RNA helicase 27 has protein sequence MGPAKSSKSSKKRKPAAPPPESDSEQEETVHETAAAEEFNQEEQPQPQQQSDAGDEQHEHGKEAQETGKEKKKKKDKEGSGILTSMLFSELPISELTAKAIREMNYTHLAQIQARSIPHLLEGRDVMGAAKTGSGKTLAFLIPAIELLYNLHFSPRNGTGVIVVCPTRELAIQTQNVAKELMKYHSQTLGYVIGGNGRRTEADQLAKGVNLLVATPGRLLDHLQNTKGFIYRRLKCLIIDEADRILEQNFEEDMKQIFKRLPQNRQTVLFSATQTKEVEDFAKLSFEKNEERKEKPVYISVDDGKSNATVEGLQQGYCVIPSDKRFLVLYAFLKKKQSKKVMVFFSSCSSVKFHAELLNFLQIECEDIHGKQKQQKRTTTFFNFCKAEKGILLCTNVAARGLDIPDVDYIVQYDPPDEPKDYIHRVGRTARGEKGKGSALLFLLPQELKFLIYLKAAKISLTEYEFNNKNVPNLQSHLENIVVENYFLNQSAKEAYRSYILAYNSHAMKDIFNVHDLDMKAVAASFCFKNPPKVNLDLESSASKRRKTRKVDGGARRHGINAANPYGWKGGDDNRQFARF, from the exons ATGGGCCCCGCCAAGTCCTCCAAATCCTCCAAGAAGCGGAaacccgccgccccgccgccagaGTCGGACTCCGAGCAGGAGGAGACGGTCCACGAGACCGCCGCTGCCGAGGAATTCAACCAAGAGGAgcagccgcagccgcagcagCAGTCGGACGCAGGAGACGAGCAACATGAGCATGGCAAGGAGGCGCAGGAGAcgggaaaggagaaaaagaagaagaaggacaaggAGGGCTCCGGAATCCTCACCAGCATGCTCTTCTCGGAGCTCCCCATCTCCGAGCTCACCGCCAAGGCCATCAGGGAGATGAACTACACCCACCTCGCCCAG ATTCAAGCTCGGTCGATACCTCATCTGTTGGAAGGAAGGGATGTGATGGGAGCTGCCAAGACTGGCTCAGGGAAGACCCTTGCGTTCCTCATACCGGCGATTGAGCTTCTCTATAACCTGCATTTCTCGCCGAGGAATGGCACAGGAGTTATTGTGGTTTGCCCTACAAGGGAGCTTGCCATACAG ACACAAAATGTTGCTAAGGAATTGATGAAGTATCACTCACAAACCCTCGGATATGTAATTGGTGGTAATGGCCGGAGAACTGAAGCTGACCAGCTTGCAAAGGGGGTCAATTTGTTAGTAGCTACACCAGGCAGGCTGTTGGACCATCTGCAAAACACCAAGGGTTTCATATATAGAAGACTAAAG TGTCTTATAATTGATGAAGCTGATCGCATTCTTGAGCAGAACTTTGAGGAAGACATGAAACAAATATTTAAACGCCTTCCCCAG AATCGGCAGACAGTTCTTTTTTCTGCGACACAAACGAAAGAG GTTGAAGATTTTGCCAAGTTGTCATTTGAGAAAAACGAAGAAAGGAAAGAAAAACCTGTTTATatctcagttgatgatggtaaatCAAAT GCTACCGTGGAAGGCTTACAGCAGGGCTATTGTGTCATTCCTAGCGACAAGAGGTTTTTGGTTCTgtatgctttcctaaaaaagaAACAGTCTAAGAAGGTCATGGTGTTCTTTTCATCATGTAGCTCAGTAAAGTTCCATGCAGAGCTTCTAAATTTTCTCCAGATAGAGTGTGAAGATATCCATGGGAAACAAAAACAGCAGAAACGAACTACAACATTCTTTAACTTCTGCAAGGCAGAAAAGGGCATCTTATTATGCACTAATGTGGCAGCACGTGGACTTGATATTCCTGATGTG GATTATATTGTGCAATATGACCCTCCAGATGAACCAAAG GATTACATTCACAGAGTTGGTCGTACTGCACGTGGTGAAAAAGGCAAAGGAAGCGCCTTATTGTTCTTGTTGCCACAAGAACTGAAGTTTCTTATTTACCTGAAG GCAGCCAAGATTTCTCTCACAGAATACGAGTTCAATAATAAGAATGTGCCAAATTTACAATCACATCTT GAGAACATCGTTGTCGAGAATTACTTCCTAAACCAGTCAGCTAAGGAAGCCTACAGATCCTACATCTTGGCATACAACTCACACGCCATGAAGGACATTTTTAATGTTCATGATCTTGATATGAAG GCTGTAGCAGCATCATTCTGTTTTAAGAACCCTCCAAAAGTGAACCTCGACTTGGAGAGCAGCGCTTCTAAACGTCGGAAGACAAGGAAAGTGGATGGTGGGGCGAGGAGGCATGGTATCAATGCCGCAAATCCTTATGGATGGAAGGGCGGTGATGATAACAGGCAGTTTGCAAGATTCTAG
- the LOC109761022 gene encoding probable methyltransferase PMT25 gives MPLFDRDRYQRLPLDVGGGGARRPASSCATATIVLFVGLCLVAAWMMAPTSNVPMGVSPDKAGEDTDVGLTRSVVKGGDADITQATDKAAKEDHDGPAVQTTEVDQSAEKTDADASSTTAGKPDGDTVAGVESPSKNLTSSHDSGMTEGGDVAKPEEDRDKNVQNNTEEATTDKSAEDASTGTNQSSGNNADQNTEAATTDKGAEDASTGTNQSGGNNAEQNTEEATTDKSAEDPSTGTNQSGGNNAEQNTEEATTDKSDEDVSTGTNQSGGNNAEQNTEEAPRDTTDTGDQIDKSSDTTETGGQGEKNVEAAPTEKKGETEDNITNKNAEETPAYAKEAGDDGTEKNQTAFDDRTGDDAATGAASKNQTFVDKKDTPRNQTTTTVEDTLSEEDGMVLTNSSTANQGEERPVTEPVTGGDTETAELLPSGQAELLNETTTAEQDVTFPTQATESSEEKAQNSRKEHKNKGNVVVVVGESSTEEASYVWKLCNTSAGADYIPCLDNEAAIKGLKSNKHYEHRERHCPSPAPSCLVPLPEGYRQPIPWPESRERIWYNNVPHTKLALYKGHQNWVKVSDDGEHLVFPGGGTQFLNGASHYIDVIQEALPAVAWGTRSRVALDVGCGVASLGGYLFDKDVLAMSFAPKDEHEAQVQFALERGIPAISAAMGTKRLPFPGGAYDVVHCARCRVPWHIEGGKLLLEANRLLRPGGLFVWSATPVYRKDAENVGIWQAMAALTKSMCWEMVTRTSDTVDQTAMVIFKKPSSNECYSKRSRAEPPLCEESDDPNAAWNITLQACMHRVATEPAARGSRWPEQWPERLTAAPYWLNESQVGVYGKPAADDLAADTKHWREAVNSSYLSGMGIEWKNVRNVIDMRSVYGGLAAALRDMKVWVMNIVSVESPDTLPIIYERGLLGMYHDWCESLSTYPRSYDLVHADHLFSKLKYRCKVRLVMAEVDRILRPEGKMIVRDDRETAEEVERIAKSLHWEVRMAVSNQGERLLCFHKTMWRPTQVQPLG, from the exons ATGCCGTTGTTTGATCGAGATCGCTACCAGAGGCTGCCGCTGGacgtcggcggcggtggcgccCGGCGGCCCGCGTCGTCCTGCGCCACGGCCACGATCGTCCTCTTCGTGGGGCTCTGCCTCGTCGCCGCGTGGATGATGGCGCCCACGAGCAACGTCCCGATGGGCGTCTCACCGGACAAGGCCGGGGAGGACACGGACGTCGGCTTGACCCGCAGCGTCGTCAAGGGTGGCGACGCCGACATTACACAGGCAACAGACAAGGCCGCCAAGGAGGACCACGACGGTCCGGCCGTGCAAACGACGGAGGTCGACCAGAGCGCAGAGAAGACGGATGCCGATGCCAGCAGCACCACCGCAGGCAAGCCCGACGGCGACACCGTAGCCGGGGTCGAGTCGCCGTCCAAGAACCTCACATCCTCTCACGACAGCGGCATGACGGAAGGCGGGGATGTGGCCAAGCCGGAGGAAGACCGCGACAAGAATGTCCAGAATAACACGGAGGAGGCGACGACCGACAAGAGCGCCGAGGATGCATCGACAGGCACGAACCAGAGCAGCGGCAACAACGCCGACCAGAACACGGAGGCGGCGACGACCGACAAGGGCGCCGAGGATGCGTCGACAGGCACGAACCAGAGCGGCGGCAACAACGCCGAGCAAAACACGGAGGAGGCAACGACCGACAAGAGCGCCGAGGATCCGTCGACAGGCACGAACCAGAGCGGCGGCAACAACGCCGAGCAGAACACGGAGGAGGCGACGACTGACAAGAGCGACGAGGATGTGTCAACAGGCACAAACCAGAGCGGCGGCAACAACGCCGAGCAGAACACGGAGGAGGCACCTAGAGACACGACGGACACCGGTGACCAGATTGATAAAAGCTCCGACACTACGGAGACCGGCGGCCAGGGCGAGAAGAACGTCGAGGCGGCGCCCACCGAGAAGAAGGGTGAGACAGAAGATAACATCACCAACAAGAACGCCGAAGAGACGCCGGCCTATGCAAAAGAAGCTGGCGACGACGGCACGGAGAAGAACCAGACAGCCTTCGACGACCGGACCGGCGACGATGCGGCCACCGGCGCTGCATCCAAGAACCAAACGTTCGTCGACAAGAAGGACACGCCCAGGAACCAGACAACTACAACGGTAGAGGACACACTCTCTGAAGAAGACGGGATGGTTCTAACGAACAGTAGTACCGCCAACCAAGGCGAAGAGAGGCCAGTGACGGAGCCGGTGACCGGCGGCGACACAGAAACGGCAGAGCTGCTGCCGAGCGGGCAGGCGGAGCTGCTCAACGAGACGACGACGGCTGAGCAGGACGTCACGTTCCCGACACAGGCGACGGAGTCGAGCGAGGAGAAGGCGCAGAACAGCAGGAAGGAGCACAAGAACAAAGGCAACGTGGTGGTCGTCGTCGGCGAGTCGTCCACGGAGGAGGCCTCGTACGTGTGGAAGCTGTGCAACACGAGCGCCGGCGCGGACTACATCCCGTGCCTGGACAACGAGGCGGCCATCAAGGGGCTCAAGAGCAACAAGCACTACGAGCACCGCGAGCGGCACTGCCCGTCCCCAGCGCCGTCATGCCTGGTGCCGCTGCCGGAGGGCTACCGGCAACCGATCCCGTGGCCGGAAAGCCGCGAGAGGATCTGGTACAACAACGTGCCGCACACCAAGCTGGCGCTGTACAAGGGGCACCAAAACTGGGTGAAGGTCTCCGACGACGGCGAGCACCTGGTGTTCCCGGGCGGCGGCACGCAGTTCCTGAACGGCGCGTCGCACTACATCGACGTGATCCAGGAGGCGCTCCCGGCGGTGGCGTGGGGGACGCGCAGCCGCGTGGCGCTTGACGTCGGCTGCGGCGTGGCAAGCTTGGGCGGGTACCTGTTCGACAAGGACGTGCTGGCCATGTCGTTTGCGCCCAAGGACGAGCACGAGGCGCAGGTGCAGTTCGCGCTGGAGCGCGGGATCCCGGCCATCTCGGCCGCGATGGGCACGAAGCGGCTCCCCTTCCCCGGCGGCGCCTACGACGTGGTGCACTGCGCGCGGTGCCGCGTGCCGTGGCACATCGAGGGAGGCAAGCTGCTGCTGGAGGCGAACCGGCTGCTCCGGCCCGGAGGGCTGTTCGTGTGGTCAGCGACGCCGGTGTACCGGAAGGACGCGGAGAACGTGGGGATCTGGCAAGCCATGGCTGCACTGACCAAGTCCATGTGCTGGGAGATGGTGACGAGGACGAGCGACACGGTGGACCAGACCGCCATGGTCATCTTCAAGAAGCCGTCCAGCAACGAGTGCTACAGCAAGAGGAGCCGGGCGGAGCCGCCGCTGTGCGAGGAGTCGGATGACCCCAACGCAGCATG GAACATAACGCTGCAGGCGTGCATGCACAGAGTGGCCACCGAGCCAGCGGCGCGAGGCTCGCGGTGGCCGGAGCAGTGGCCGGAGAGGCTGACGGCGGCGCCCTACTGGCTGAACGAGAGCCAGGTGGGCGTGTACGGCAAGCCCGCGGCGGATGACCTGGCGGCGGACACGAAGCACTGGAGGGAGGCGGTCAACAGCTCGTACCTGAGCGGCATGGGCATCGAGTGGAAGAACGTGAGGAACGTCATCGACATGCGATCCGTCTACGGCGG GTTGGCGGCGGCGCTGCGCGACATGAAGGTGTGGGTGATGAACATCGTGTCGGTGGAGTCGCCGGACACGCTGCCCATCATCTACGAGCGCGGGCTCTTGGGGATGTACCATGACTGGTGCGAGTCCCTGAGCACGTACCCGAGGTCGTACGATCTCGTCCACGCCGACCATCTCTTCTCCAAGCTCAAGTACAGGTGCAAGGTGAGGCTGGTGATGGCGGAGGTGGACCGGATCCTCAGGCCGGAGGGGAAGATGATCGTCCGTGACGACAGGGAGACGGccgaggaggtggagagaatcgCCAAATCTCTGCATTGGGAGGTCCGGATGGCCGTGTCAAACCAGGGGGAGAGGCTGCTCTGCTTCCACAAGACCATGTGGCGACCCACCCAAGTCCAACCACTGGGCTAG